The nucleotide window ATTGTTGATCTTTCACCACTAAAACTCTTGTCATTCCACTGCGAGCCGAGCTTGGGCGTGTTGGTTGTGGAATGACAATTGGCCATATGACCATGCAATTGTACTCTGTGATGATGGTGATTCTGAGAGCTGTTTTCATTCAACTCATAGAGGGAATTGCCTGTGTCATTGATTGATGACTCTAGCAAATTTATGCATTCATTTTCTTTATGTTCATGATTGTGATTATGGTGATTCATGTGATTGGCAAACGGGAACTCATAAAGCGAAGAGATATTGCATAAATCAtttaaaattttcagatCAATCTGGGAGTTCGCTACATGGCCTGAGGAGTTTTTCATCGGCGTATCGCAGGTTGTCTCTGGCTGTGCACAGTTGTGCTGCTCTTTACGGGGCAACGACGGTAGTGATTCTTCTGCACTAGTCGTGGATGCAGTAGATAAAGGCGTGTCAAAAGCATGCTTGCCTGAGACAGTTGAGTGAttgtgatgatgagagtGATGAACGTGTGTTGCATTATCTTGGTCGTCGTGACCGTTTGACGAACTGCTCAGGTGTTTCGGCTCATGGCCAAGATCTAGGCATTCTTTGCagaacttctcaaagatatcttcatccttattttcatcctcttcgCTCTCCGAATCGTATGCTTTGGGCGCTTGTTGGCATGGCATCTCACAGTCAATGGGGAGAAgttgattgaaattgaagtttgaACCGTTGTCATCGTTTATCATGGGCGATGGAAAGAATTGACTATTATCTGCTCTATATCGAGGCGTTTCCTCATTCTTGACCGTCGGTAGCGCTTCTGGCGCTACCTTGTCCTTTTCCTCCCCTTTACTCGATGAATGCTGCATATCGCAACAGATCTCGAGAACTTTTGGAGGGCACTCGCAATTTTCATCAGTTGCATTATTCGACAGTTTCCTCTTCCTGCGCGGCAGCAGTAAAAAATCGTCATTATAACGAGAAGTTTGAGGAGTGCTTCGAAGATCGTCGACCTTATTCATTCCGAATCCCGGTTCCTTTCCTGCCTCGCTGCTGAGCATCTTATTCTGGTGAAAATTAATGATTTGGAAATATCTGCAGTCAGCGCTCTTATCCATACTCTTTGATAATGACATCTGATTTGCGGTAAATGTCTGGTTTGGACTTGGTGCCAATTCAGGCCCAGTGTCATAGCCCTCCGCGATACCACTCGCTGAGGTATGATGAACATGACCATGAATATAGGTCATGTTATCGTAATTGTGGATATGGCCATGAACTATACCTTCGGAACCGCGCTTTTCCATGGTCTCGGGCCCATTAATCATCATTTTGTCAGCCGAGGGCCTCCTGtactttgaagatcttcagCTGGAGTTTTTAATTCAGTTCGTCGCTAGTCGAACAATCGAATAGGACCTCCCTCAACCTCAACATATGAAATTCCGCTGAGCGCTAGAGGCCGTCTGCTTTTTTTTCGCTCCAACTACCCTCAGGGTTATCACAGAACTTACCTAGGAACTCGCCCGCACCATAACAATGGGGATGAGACGGCGTCTGCACGTGTGAATCGTCTAACGCCACACATACACATGTGCCAATTCGCTTAATTCGGGTTAGCGGTTTATCCACTTGCTTGTCACATGATAATCACGTGCCCGCTGATAGTCCACGAATTTCGAATAATAGTCCCCTGAGACCTAGCAAAACGCTCAACCACCTACCCTTGTTCTCTATCACACTATACCTCACTCAGATCTGACTCGGGCATTCAAGAATTGTTCGGTGGCGTTAGCCGCCCATGTCTCAGAATCGCTTAACAAGCGACAATCTTACCTCACGTACCTCATTGCGCAACATCAGTTAACTATTCATCTCCCGGCAGTCTCTAGCCTCATCAGATTCCACTCTCGCTGCTATTTAGAGTGGTGTTTAGAAGAGAGTGATCGTGTTTTTTGACTGCTTTTCCTAGTTTTAAATACTTTATCTCAACCCTAAAAAGTCTGTTTTAGGGCTCATGGTACGCGATATATTACTGATAGATAGTTAAGGATAACTTTAATTGATAAAGCAGCATTTTGTTGAATTAGCTGCTATTTGAAATACCAGGCATAAGCTCTGATAGATTAGTATAATTACGATATGACAGCTGGTATTAATAGCGTATGTGTTTACTGCGGTTCAAGTTTTGGCAACGATTCTAATTACTCGGATCAGGCTAAAAAGCTGGGAAAGTTGTTTCATAAGCTAGGTTGGAGACTTGTGTATGGTGGGGGTAGTACTGGACTGATGGGAACAATTGCTAGTTCCGCTATGGGACCCGATTGCGATGGGAAAGTGCTTGGAATTATACCTAATGCATTGGTGTCTAAGGAGAGAGACTcaggtgatgatgatgatgtcAACGCTAAGTTGAAGGAGTCTGTGGATAATCATAGAGGAGCTACTCCGATCTCTTCCAAGTATGGTGAGACTTGTGTTGTTCCTGATATGCATACAAGGAAGCGTAAGATGGCTGAAGAAAGCGATGCGTACGTGGCGATGCCTGGAGGTTATGGtactttggaagagattatGGAATGTATCACTTGGTCTCAGTTAGGTATCCATGGTAAGCCAATTGTGCTGTTCAACATCGATGGGTTTTACGACAGTCTGttaaacttcatcaagcaTGCCATTGATGAAGGCTTCATAAGTAAGAAAAACGGATTGATTATCCAAGTGGCTACTACtcctgaagaagttgttgaaaagattgcTCACTATGTGGTTCCCGACGGGAGATTTAACTTGGCTTGGGATGACGAGGGAAAGCAACAAAAGTGATTCTGCGTTAGGCGCCAACTGGCTAAATAAAAGTAGCATATGCGAACGAATTCTAATCAGCTATTCGACTTAGTTTTCGGTTAGTTTACTCTATATAGGCTTTTTCATTATATGCGcagagtgaaaaattgcatgAGTTAAATCTCATCATTGACTTTAAGACAGCGAAGATCGTCAATTAAAGAAGCTTCAAAGTGGTTTTTGATGTCTGATTCGGGGTCTCAGGCTAAGAAGCCCAAGCCAGGGTTCACCAATCCTGCTTTCAAGGCGATGGGTATACCGCCTTTGAAGTTGCCATCGCGGAATTGGATGATCTTTTGGTCAGTGCTCACTGTGTCAGTCTCTGGTATAGTATACGATAAACACAGGCAAAAGCAGATTAGAAACCATTACAAGGATATCGTAGAACCTTTGGCGTCTGGGAATTTGGAAGTTAACACgaaaccaagaaagattacTGTCTTTATCGCACCTCCACCTAGCGATTACTTGGATACATCTCTAAAAGTATGGAAGCGATACGTCAAGCCTATATTATACTATGCTGGCTTAGACTACGAAgtgattgaagaagagaagcaGGGTGTAATAAGAACAGAAGTTGCCAATAGGATAAGAGAAGTGAGAAAACAGTTACGAGAGCTCGCTTCGGGGAAGCAAGATGGGGAAAATGCACAACGTCTTGCATCGCAGGACCAGGATGAGTTTGATCCAGAGTTAGCAAAGAAATACAAAAGCGAGTTTGATTTTAGAGACGCAATTGGCATTTTTTACAAGACTTCTAAACCACAAATAATCTATGAGGACTCTCAGAACCCTGATCCATCGCTAGCTGGAGGCATCATTTGCCTAGGGAGAGGTGCATATAAAGAGTATATTACCGGGTTGCATGAGGGTTTGTTAGGACCATTGGATCCACCGGCGTCTGTTGAACcaaaggttgaagaaacacaggttgaagaaccaaaagTCGAAAATATGCAAGGCACAGATCTAAAGGTCGAGAATGCGCAAGGTGAAGATCTAAAGGAGAATGTGCAAGATGAGAAGGAGGGCGAAAAAGACGATAAGGAGGAAGAGACTAAGGACGAAAAGGTACTGAAGCCATTCATAACGTCCGACAATTACTCGGAGGCTGATATCCCCCAGGAACTTCAATTCCAGCGTGGCTTGTTTATCAAGGACCCTTCGACTGGCATCCCAATACTGCCTCATCAAGCGATTCTTATGATACCGATTCCGAATTTGATTGGTTTTCTCAATATTCCTGAGAGAATATACAGATTTTACCAAAAAAGATTCTATGCCGAAGCAGTGTGTTCAGCAGTAACAGATGTGGTTGAACAAAAGAACATCAGGCCCTACCATTCTCCCCAAGATTTAGCTCTTGGCGccgaggaagaagattggCCCAAAAGCTGGGTTAAAGAAGgcttgaagaggaaaagcGAGTGGACAGCggaattgaaagatgatccaAGAGTAACTGAATTATTAACGGTCTACAATAAGGGCAAAGAAGAGCCTGAAAAGTAGTAATCGACCTTGTAGATAAATACGACCTTTAAATTTTTAcgttttgttcttgtaaactTAATCTTATTCCACTCGAacagaaaaaaattgaattcTCCTCACCTAAAGGATAAAAAGACCAAATACAACGATCAACTACATTTGCGACACTAGTATTTGAAAGCATTGATAACAGCGTACTGAAGATCTGAAAAGTCCTAGTTTATGGCTATTTCTATGCGATTAAGCCATCGAAAGTCGCTAGAAACGACTTACGGAACAGCATAAGGCATCAAGGTTCTTTAAAGGGCCCTTCTTGGCCACAGCTTTCATTTTAAGCTTATCCAATTACTCCTCTGGAGGTTCTCATACCACAAACGATGTCAACTAATAGTGATGAAAGCCCCTCTGCTATAAAGAACATGCTGGATGAGCTAAATGGCATGCTAGAGTGTGAAGAATTACCATCGCAGATTAATGAACAACTGGAGAGATgcattttgaatttgaccTCCATTAATAAACTTCCTGTGGATCCCAAGAGGTTTTTAGCCAATATCAAAAGAATACTCGTTGATCCCAAAGCTAATGCAAGATTAGACTATGATCTGATGTTGGAAATGTTGAGCAAAATCGTTGCGACAAGCTCTTTCGAAGACGTTCTAACGGTTTtttctgttgaagatctcgtcttgtctttgaaatccGGGAACCCCTCTTTGATTAAAGCAGCTAATCAGGTCATCGCGAGATCTTATCCAAAAGGTCTCTTTGCCAACTCAGAGATCCTTGACATTCTACTGGATCTCTATTTTGATTCAAGCTATGATATCTCTGTCATAAATAGCATTGAGCATTCGATATCGAATTTGAGCTCGGATGAACTAGTGAGAAGACGaattttgatcaacaatCTTCCACCACTAATGGTTGTAAGGAAAAAATTTGAGTCAACTTCAATGGCAAGACTGCTGGAAATTTTAAACCTTTTATGCAGAAATATGGAGCATAGTGAATTTATTGAGAAGTTGTTTGTTGTACGGGGAGATGAACTTATAAAATCGTTAGACATAGATGTGGTATTGTTTATTCACATTGTGGTGTATTACACCAATTTACTGAATGAAGTGGACGTAATTGAAGTAGGAGGCCATACACATGAATGGCTTCTCAGATACATACAGCCTATTGTGCCGGCACTTGGCGATATTTATGCCCAGAACGACAAGTATCCTGATGTAAAGTACTTTGCAAGGTCATACcttttcaagttctttcaGAAGTTGTCATATCTCGATGATGAATCCTTATTTCGATTTTTGGATGAGAATTATATCCATATCTCTCCTGAAACGAGATACTTGACTGATTTTCTGTCTTTTGTGAACCCATCGTACCTTTCCAGGTATTACTCGACCCTCTTGACTCGATTTGGGACTGTCACACCCTCTAAACTGGGAGTCATTAGGAACCTGGTAGCTCATCAACAGTCTTTCGCACTGATAAAAAGTCACATTACAGCCGACGCGATTCTAGCCATGCCTTATATGGAACAGATGGTTTTATTGCAACGTGTATCTCAATATCCGCACAGTGCTGAGTATCTGCTGAATGACTTACCAAAAGTGATGTCAAATTTGATCTCTAATGGGAACGGAGAGGTCATTGAATCGGAGACAGTAGCATTGAGAAGAGAGaccattgaaaatttgttAAAGTACGACCAATCTGTATGGCACATCCCATTGATGGATGAAATGATTAAAATTACTGGCGGAAGGCCAAGAAGTCAGGTTCAAACTAGCTTAGCTTCATCTTACATTTAAAAATTTGGTCTTTGGTATTACCATAGATTAGCAACTACTGTCTATAAATGCGAACTGAGTGATTATATATACAGAGAACAGAAGAGATACGAATTCTCGTGAAAGGGCGGCAAAAGAGATCGAATCATAGATACAAAGAACCTGCTGAGACAATGTCTCTATGTATCAGGTTCAACACTGcttccatcttttctttgagtGCACTATTACCTATCGTGTTGGCAACGTCGACCAACTCTTTGACAAGCTCTTCCAGTCTTTTGAACATTCTAATCAGCGAACCCTCATATACGTCTGTCATCTTACAGATTTGGGTGAAACTTGCGCCTTTACACCATTCATAGACGACTTCCATTAGCTCGTGTCTAAAGCTCTCAACATAGTCTTTCTCCACAACCTCGATCTTGGAATCCTTCATAATCTTGGCAATTTTGGCTGCCGCTTCCCTCATAGCCTTCAGAGGTTCAGCTAGTTCGGGCTTGAGACGTGGAGCTTCCTTACAACGTTCTTGGAACGCGAAACATGAAAGCAAAGCAGCCGCTTGCTGGGGCGTCAAATCGTTAAAGTtaccattgaaaatcaACTCTGTCAACAGGAGCTCGTCACCACTAGAAATTTCACATGCTACTCTACCTTTCAACTCTATGATATCACTTTGAGTGCAAAATCCAAGACGACGCAAGACTCTCTTACGGCGACGCAAGTCATCTAGTTGAATCACAGCCTGTGATTCACTGATTTTgtgtttcaattgctttgTCTCATCGATCAGAGCACGCTTCCTACTGAAGTTCTCATACAGTTCTTTCAACCTGACAGACTCTGCCAAAGGATTGGAGAACAATTTCTTTTCTAATACTTCAACCTTTTTTAATAGCTTTGtgaaatcatcatcttctaTCTTCATGTTCCTAACTGGATCTATCAGAGGAATGCCATCTGGGAACCTTCGGGCAACCTCTTGGAGGGACTTTCCTACTACCTCCTTTTGTCCACTAGCCTTGATGTCTTTTGGCATGAAAAGTCTCAAATTTCCGACTCTACGAATCGATTCCAGAGTGATTGGGATGATTGCACATACAGTTTTCTCCCCTTCTAAGGCAGGGCGAATACCTTCAGGAAATCTAGGATTGAACGGTTTAATGAGGTTTAGTGGTGAGTCAGCATACATCGTGTTTACCACTACATTGACAATGTACGACTCATGATCGGTGTATTCTGCGGATGGATCGCGCTTGCTCATTCTCTTGGCAAAATCCACAACAACTGCCCACCCATAGGTATCTTTGTTGTCGACCATAACTTCTACCATCCTTCCTGGCTGGAGGAAGCTTAATATATTAGCAGGATGAGTAATAACATGACGAACGTCTTCGTTGTATCCATCCAATGTTTGTCTGATCTCATAAAACTCTTTAACATTGTCTTCgtcttcaatttcaatcttGTCAGCTTCTGTTTGTAGCTCgatcagtttcttctccatgGCTGGGACCGACACTATATTTTGGAATTGGAAGAACGAATTCTCCAACATAAACTCAGGCGATATACCTTCAACTCTCATCAAGTTAAGAATCATGTTGTATCCCAAATGGAAGGCCGAGTCCAATCTGTCAGCTTGTCCCTTAACCATTCCCTTTGCAACCTGAGGCTCCATCTTCTCGTCGATCATCATGATGACAATACCACGATCGTCCAGACCACGACGACCAGCCCGGCCTGACATCTGGATATATTCACCCCCAGAAACCCAACGGAATTGCTGCCCATCCCATTTTCTCACGGAAGTAAACACAACAGTCTTTGCAGGCATGTTTAGACCAATGGAGAAAGTTTCGGTTGCGAATagaactttcaagaaacctTCTTGAAACAGAATTTCGATCacttccttcaaaataGGTAAAAGACCTGAATGATGGATACCAATACCTCTTCTTAGTAGAGGCAAAATGTGCTTAATTTGAGGTAGTTCCCTGTCGACTTCAGGCAACAATGCAATAGcgttgttgaaaatttttgtCAAGGcatctttctcatcatcagaattgaaatctagctttgacatcttcaaagccAGCTCCTCACAATCACGCTTACTGAAGGAAAAGACAATGACTGGGTTATACTTTCTTTTCCATATCATCTTGACAATTTTGTAAATGTCACCTTTCGCATCTCCTTTAGCTGCACCACCCTTGAAAGACTGTCCTTTCTTACCTCTAGAGTCCACAGAGTTGGGATCGTCTCCGGATTGGTTACTGATAGACGCCATGGCtttctgaaaattttcttctctgaAAGTGCTCTTTTCGTCAACCACCAGGTATATTCCTTCACCATGAGCAGGAAATAGATAGTGCTGGAGAGGGGTAGGACGAAAATCTGTGTAAACGATATGGCAAGGTTGAACGTGAATCTTACAAATCCATTCCGCGAATTCCATAGCATTTGGAATGGTAGCCGACAAAAAGACGTAATGAACCTTATCCGGCAGTAGGATGATTGTTTCTTCCCAGACTACACCACGCTCTTTGTCTCTCATATAATGCACTTCATCGAAAACGACCCATGCAACTTCTCTCATAACCTCACTACCTCTGTATAACATGCTTCGTAGAATTTCTGTAGTCATAACTAGACACCCGGCATCCGGATTAATAGTAATGTCACCAGTCATCAAACCCACATCGCCAAATTCTGCGAGTAGCTCTCTATATTTCTGGTTTGAAAGGGCCTTGATGGGCGATGTATAGATCACTCTTTGCTTCTCTCTTAAAGATTGAGCGATGGCATATTCGGCAACCACTGTTTTACCAGCAGAAGTGTGAGCAGAGACTAAAACCGATTCCCCTCTATcaatacaagaaattgcagTGTCTTGGAAAGGATCCAGTGTGAAAGGGTACGTACGAGCCTCGTTCTGTCTCTTATGTTCACCGATAGGTTTGTAATCAAAATTAGGCGGAAGCGCAACTTGGTGGCGCACTTGATGCGAAAGCTTAACTTTTCCGTCTTCATCCGCTTGAGTGGTTGCTGCATTCATGAGACCTGCCGAAGCATTGACTTCTCTTGAGGCTTCTTGCTCGAAAGCATCAGTGACCACAGGCACTAAAGtagattttttcttcttctcgtcaATAAGTTTCCTCtcttgtttctttctcttatTGTCAGTTTCCTCTGCCGTTTTATTATCTGAACTAgactcttcatcatttaaTTGACGTTTCTTGTCGCTTCCATCTTGAACAGGAGTATCATCTACCTTTTCtacttcttccaaaggagTTTCTGGAGCATTCGAAGTGTCCTCATTGAAGACATCAAATAAATCCTCTCCATCCATCTCTAAAATGGGCTCCAAGAGTTAAATATCCTCGGCTATTCGAGTTATTCACTCCTGTTAACCATTATTagttcaatttttcaagctcatcgcatgaatattgaaaaataagCCATACAAAATTTTATCTAATCGTCATCGAGAACGAATGTCATATAATGCTtaattgaagaaactatGAATGCTCATAAATTGATCCTAGGAAGCTTATCTGGTCCGTCGTCATGAGCTCCGATTATTTATCGAGGGCGTGGGTATctttttgagaaagttgCTGGTCTTTAAGCCTTCAATTGCCCGTGTGAGTCAACTTTCTTGAGATTCAAAATGGAGTTCCATCTTTCACGATCGTATTCACTCATGACGACTTCAGGGTATCTTGTAGTTGATTCTTGGCTTGGATTGGTTGATGCAGAGGAGCTGGAGTTGCGGTTATTCGAACTTTGCTCGTTAAAGGTCGAGTTTACCACGAGATCGGGTTCGTGATTTATTGTGGAGTTACCATTTTGTAGGTAGAAAGGTCCACTGGCTGCTCTATATGCAAGTTCAGGGATAAGACTGTTTCTGCGATCTTTGTAGGAACCATTCATTGACGTTCCGGAAGTAGACTTGGTTGGAGAGTGGGTGCTTTGTAAGTTGTGTACGTAGCTGAAGTCAATACTTCTGCCTCTCATATGGTCGTGTTTGGAAGTCCCAAGAAATTCACCGGTTGCATCTGATGTGAAGGAATGATTTGTCATAGTAtctgaaatatttgaaagagatagTTTCTTACCGATTCTTTTCAGTCGTTGAGACCTTGTTGGCGATGATGACTTTGTTGCATTTATTATCGCATTTGAGGGCGAGGTGATGTAGTAACTATTCTGGAGGTGCGCAGCATCGTTGCTCATGTTTAAGTAGCTGTTGCGCACCGTATGCGAACGCTGTTGGCTCGCGGCACTCAAAACTGAgatcattgattttgttgGGGAATGTCTCGTACTGGTTCTCATCAATTCTTTGGAAACTCTATCTGCAagcattgatgaagaaaaatcctGCTTCAAACCATTCTGCATAATTTGctcttcgtcctcttcATGTATGCTAACATCTCTGAAATACTCCTCTAGCGCACTTATGGTATCCAGATCTTTTTCTACCagcttgttcttgatcGTTATCTCGTTTGGTTGAATTTTTGATGGGAAGCTGAAGCCTGCGGAAGTCTGTAAGTCAATAGACCCTGTGCTTGAATTGGACCTACCCAAATCGAAAGCAGGCAGGAGAACTTGTTCGTGAAGTTTTTCAGGTCGTTGGACCCCCGTGTCTTTGTTCTCCTGCCACATTTCCATTGTAGCCATCTGAGGAAATACCGTGCCCATGTCATAGTCTGTGGAAAGATCGCTTCCATTGTCATGGCTTGTCATTGGAATTCTAGGAACTTTCCCCAGCCCACTACCTTCTAGAGTATCTGTATTAGACTCAACTCCGGCGGTGCTACCGTGTTGGCAAATTACTGGAGACATCCTGGTACCACTGGGTTCCTTTGGTGTAGTTTGCTGAGCAGGAGGTGGCGTTTCCATGATTCTCAGACATGGCGGTAAAAGAGCACTATTTATTCGTTCAATAGCATTCCTTTCCAGATCCAATGCCTGGCCAGATGACGTTCTCTCACCTTCTGCAATTTGGCCGTGTGAGGACTCCATAATTTGGGAAGCTGTTCTGTCTGGTCTTATTTGATTTTCTTGCGAGACTTGATTATCCGATGAAGATAGCATAAAATTTAGCACACTTCGTGAAAGATCGGGGATGGTAGATAATCTCGTCACGTAACGACCATTGATATTCTTATTCTCACTATCGGATCCATCTCTTGCCCTGTTGTTGTGTAGGGATTTTACTCTCCCCCGGCACAACTTCGATATTATAGAGCCCTTCGTTTTCGGACTATCAGACGCCGACCGCAGCTTTAGGCTAATACTACTAGCCTTCCGGGATATAGTGCTTGCAGGAGATGCTTCTCGCGAAGACAAATACTCAAGCTTATGCTTTACCACTGACGGAAATGAATGTTCATCTGAAGAATGTGTTCCAGATGTATCAGTGAGGTTCCAAGTTTTTGGGCCACTCtggctttgaaaagtgtGTAAAAATTCCATGCCTGGAGTCAGTGTTTGTGACGAATTTTTAAGCGGAATGTACTTCTCCGGATCATTCATCGTCTTGCTCTTCTGTTCCCGGCtctcatcaattgaatctttTCTGACCGAGATCCAAGAACCAATCACCAACCCATTCAAAAAGAGAGTCGAAAGAATTAACGAATCCAATGCAACTA belongs to Torulaspora delbrueckii CBS 1146 chromosome 4, complete genome and includes:
- the ZAP1 gene encoding Zap1p (similar to Saccharomyces cerevisiae ZAP1 (YJL056C); ancestral locus Anc_1.326) translates to MMINGPETMEKRGSEGIVHGHIHNYDNMTYIHGHVHHTSASGIAEGYDTGPELAPSPNQTFTANQMSLSKSMDKSADCRYFQIINFHQNKMLSSEAGKEPGFGMNKVDDLRSTPQTSRYNDDFLLLPRRKRKLSNNATDENCECPPKVLEICCDMQHSSSKGEEKDKVAPEALPTVKNEETPRYRADNSQFFPSPMINDDNGSNFNFNQLLPIDCEMPCQQAPKAYDSESEEDENKDEDIFEKFCKECLDLGHEPKHLSSSSNGHDDQDNATHVHHSHHHNHSTVSGKHAFDTPLSTASTTSAEESLPSLPRKEQHNCAQPETTCDTPMKNSSGHVANSQIDLKILNDLCNISSLYEFPFANHMNHHNHNHEHKENECINLLESSINDTGNSLYELNENSSQNHHHHRVQLHGHMANCHSTTNTPKLGSQWNDKSFSGERSTIPDNAVKLEDSNMVNPTVKSVDCFGISQESNTIAFNWAFKNEDNAIKCEWDQCPESYSNLIDLQKHMLKDHVADEDASCNWVSCAFEGEDTCSLINHINTNHGINFGMNIADNSSLLEQRRQDRIQNIPQPKSQSSDNIPYFACKWGDCTEVFDSAAALTTHLEALHLEKGKSEYHCHWHGCDKRFAQRQKLVRHLKVHSGYKPYKCQDCGKCFSSEDTLTQHKRTHSGEKPFECRICGKRFAVSSSLKIHIRTHTGEKPLQCKICGRRFSESSNLNKHMKSHQKKYSCVHCQRGFDDAEKCKTHQSKCFKDR
- the LOG1 gene encoding Log1p (similar to Saccharomyces cerevisiae YJL055W; ancestral locus Anc_1.327); this translates as MTAGINSVCVYCGSSFGNDSNYSDQAKKLGKLFHKLGWRLVYGGGSTGLMGTIASSAMGPDCDGKVLGIIPNALVSKERDSGDDDDVNAKLKESVDNHRGATPISSKYGETCVVPDMHTRKRKMAEESDAYVAMPGGYGTLEEIMECITWSQLGIHGKPIVLFNIDGFYDSLLNFIKHAIDEGFISKKNGLIIQVATTPEEVVEKIAHYVVPDGRFNLAWDDEGKQQK
- the TIM54 gene encoding Tim22-complex subunit TIM54 (similar to Saccharomyces cerevisiae TIM54 (YJL054W); ancestral locus Anc_1.328); this encodes MSDSGSQAKKPKPGFTNPAFKAMGIPPLKLPSRNWMIFWSVLTVSVSGIVYDKHRQKQIRNHYKDIVEPLASGNLEVNTKPRKITVFIAPPPSDYLDTSLKVWKRYVKPILYYAGLDYEVIEEEKQGVIRTEVANRIREVRKQLRELASGKQDGENAQRLASQDQDEFDPELAKKYKSEFDFRDAIGIFYKTSKPQIIYEDSQNPDPSLAGGIICLGRGAYKEYITGLHEGLLGPLDPPASVEPKVEETQVEEPKVENMQGTDLKVENAQGEDLKENVQDEKEGEKDDKEEETKDEKVLKPFITSDNYSEADIPQELQFQRGLFIKDPSTGIPILPHQAILMIPIPNLIGFLNIPERIYRFYQKRFYAEAVCSAVTDVVEQKNIRPYHSPQDLALGAEEEDWPKSWVKEGLKRKSEWTAELKDDPRVTELLTVYNKGKEEPEK
- the HSM3 gene encoding Hsm3p (similar to Saccharomyces cerevisiae HSM3 (YBR272C); ancestral locus Anc_1.333); this encodes MSTNSDESPSAIKNMLDELNGMLECEELPSQINEQLERCILNLTSINKLPVDPKRFLANIKRILVDPKANARLDYDLMLEMLSKIVATSSFEDVLTVFSVEDLVLSLKSGNPSLIKAANQVIARSYPKGLFANSEILDILLDLYFDSSYDISVINSIEHSISNLSSDELVRRRILINNLPPLMVVRKKFESTSMARLLEILNLLCRNMEHSEFIEKLFVVRGDELIKSLDIDVVLFIHIVVYYTNLLNEVDVIEVGGHTHEWLLRYIQPIVPALGDIYAQNDKYPDVKYFARSYLFKFFQKLSYLDDESLFRFLDENYIHISPETRYLTDFLSFVNPSYLSRYYSTLLTRFGTVTPSKLGVIRNLVAHQQSFALIKSHITADAILAMPYMEQMVLLQRVSQYPHSAEYLLNDLPKVMSNLISNGNGEVIESETVALRRETIENLLKYDQSVWHIPLMDEMIKITGGRPRSQVQTSLASSYI
- the MTR4 gene encoding ATP-dependent RNA helicase MTR4 (similar to Saccharomyces cerevisiae MTR4 (YJL050W); ancestral locus Anc_1.332), which gives rise to MDGEDLFDVFNEDTSNAPETPLEEVEKVDDTPVQDGSDKKRQLNDEESSSDNKTAEETDNKRKKQERKLIDEKKKKSTLVPVVTDAFEQEASREVNASAGLMNAATTQADEDGKVKLSHQVRHQVALPPNFDYKPIGEHKRQNEARTYPFTLDPFQDTAISCIDRGESVLVSAHTSAGKTVVAEYAIAQSLREKQRVIYTSPIKALSNQKYRELLAEFGDVGLMTGDITINPDAGCLVMTTEILRSMLYRGSEVMREVAWVVFDEVHYMRDKERGVVWEETIILLPDKVHYVFLSATIPNAMEFAEWICKIHVQPCHIVYTDFRPTPLQHYLFPAHGEGIYLVVDEKSTFREENFQKAMASISNQSGDDPNSVDSRGKKGQSFKGGAAKGDAKGDIYKIVKMIWKRKYNPVIVFSFSKRDCEELALKMSKLDFNSDDEKDALTKIFNNAIALLPEVDRELPQIKHILPLLRRGIGIHHSGLLPILKEVIEILFQEGFLKVLFATETFSIGLNMPAKTVVFTSVRKWDGQQFRWVSGGEYIQMSGRAGRRGLDDRGIVIMMIDEKMEPQVAKGMVKGQADRLDSAFHLGYNMILNLMRVEGISPEFMLENSFFQFQNIVSVPAMEKKLIELQTEADKIEIEDEDNVKEFYEIRQTLDGYNEDVRHVITHPANILSFLQPGRMVEVMVDNKDTYGWAVVVDFAKRMSKRDPSAEYTDHESYIVNVVVNTMYADSPLNLIKPFNPRFPEGIRPALEGEKTVCAIIPITLESIRRVGNLRLFMPKDIKASGQKEVVGKSLQEVARRFPDGIPLIDPVRNMKIEDDDFTKLLKKVEVLEKKLFSNPLAESVRLKELYENFSRKRALIDETKQLKHKISESQAVIQLDDLRRRKRVLRRLGFCTQSDIIELKGRVACEISSGDELLLTELIFNGNFNDLTPQQAAALLSCFAFQERCKEAPRLKPELAEPLKAMREAAAKIAKIMKDSKIEVVEKDYVESFRHELMEVVYEWCKGASFTQICKMTDVYEGSLIRMFKRLEELVKELVDVANTIGNSALKEKMEAVLNLIHRDIVSAGSLYL